One genomic region from Nymphalis io chromosome 18, ilAglIoxx1.1, whole genome shotgun sequence encodes:
- the LOC126775612 gene encoding uncharacterized protein LOC126775612 — protein ITVHGTVIKVQAHMKYLGLTLDGRWSFGQHFVQLGPKLINAAAALSRLLPNVPTFGPETPCRRLYAGVVRSMALYGAPIWVDALTARNKVLLRRPQRIIAVRVIRGYRTVSWTAATLLAGDPPWELQAEVLAEVRSRGDRPGLEEVLRIRTLAQQALIRRWEEDLRSPAAGLATVEAIRPHLSRWVTRKGGTLTFRLTQVLTGHGCFGK, from the exons atcaccgtccatgggacggtgattaaggtgcaggcccacatgaagtatctgggcctgaccctggacggaagatggagcttcgggcagcattttgtccaacttggcccgaagctcatcaacgctgctgccgccttaagccggctcctaccaaatgttcctacatttg ggccggaaacaccatgccggcgattatacgccggtgttgtgcggtccatggctctgtacggtgctcccatctgggtggacgctctcaccgctcggaacaaggttctcttgcgaaggccgcagagaatcatagcggtgagggtgatacgcggatatcgtacggtgtcgtggacggcggcaacacttctcgcgggcgatccgccttgggagctccaggcggaggtgctcgcggaagtgaggtcgcgtggcgaccgtccagggttggaggaggtgctgcgaatcaggactctcgcccagcaagccctgattcgcagatgggaggaggatctgaggtccccagcagcaggcctggcgacagtggaggcgatccgtccccacttgagtcgctgggtaacgagaaaaggcggcacactgaccttcagattgactcaggtgcttactggacatgggtgcttcggtaag